The proteins below come from a single Salinilacihabitans rarus genomic window:
- a CDS encoding NAD-dependent epimerase/dehydratase family protein, which translates to MDSPPIADRTILVTGGAGFVGSHLVDALAPHNDVRVLDDLSSGRREHVHEAATLVEGDVRDPIALQRAASGVDLIFHQAGLVSVPRSVEAPRQSDRTNLDGTLMVLEQARLADARVVVASSAAVYGHPAELPVPETARKEPTSPYGIQKLALDHYARRYADLYDLPTVALRYFNIYGPRQRGPYSSVISTFLEQASAGDPITVEGDGEQTRDFVHVGDVVRANLVAATTDRTGEAYNVGSGERTSIRDLAEVVREATDSASPIVHEEARPGDVRHSVADVSKARRELGFEARVDLESGISDLACGPDDRAVDVPANRGAGGGPTG; encoded by the coding sequence ATGGACTCACCACCGATCGCAGATCGGACGATTCTCGTGACGGGCGGGGCCGGTTTCGTCGGGAGCCACCTCGTCGACGCGCTCGCGCCCCACAACGACGTCCGCGTTCTCGACGACCTCTCCTCGGGACGGCGCGAGCACGTCCACGAGGCCGCGACGCTGGTCGAGGGTGACGTCCGCGATCCGATCGCCCTCCAGCGGGCGGCCAGCGGCGTCGACCTGATCTTCCACCAGGCCGGACTGGTCAGCGTCCCCCGGAGCGTCGAGGCCCCGCGGCAGAGCGACCGGACGAACCTCGACGGGACGCTCATGGTCCTCGAACAGGCGCGGCTGGCGGACGCGCGGGTGGTCGTGGCCTCCAGCGCGGCCGTCTACGGCCACCCGGCGGAACTCCCGGTACCGGAGACGGCACGCAAGGAACCCACCTCGCCGTACGGCATCCAGAAACTCGCGCTCGACCACTACGCGCGGCGGTACGCCGACCTCTACGACCTGCCGACGGTCGCGTTGCGGTACTTCAACATCTACGGCCCGCGCCAGCGGGGGCCGTACAGCAGCGTCATCTCGACGTTCCTCGAACAGGCGTCGGCGGGCGATCCGATCACCGTCGAGGGCGACGGCGAGCAGACCCGCGACTTCGTCCACGTCGGCGACGTCGTACGGGCGAACCTGGTCGCCGCGACGACCGACCGGACGGGGGAGGCGTACAACGTCGGGTCCGGCGAACGCACGTCGATCCGCGACCTCGCGGAGGTCGTCCGCGAGGCGACCGACTCCGCCTCGCCCATCGTCCACGAGGAGGCGCGCCCGGGCGACGTCCGCCACAGCGTCGCCGACGTCTCGAAGGCCCGCCGGGAACTGGGGTTCGAGGCCCGCGTCGACCTCGAATCGGGGATCAGCGACCTCGCGTGCGG